Genomic segment of Cronobacter dublinensis subsp. dublinensis LMG 23823:
TGCGCAGCCCTTCACGCAAGGCGTCATGGAGCATCGCGACCGCCTGTTCAATGCCGCACAGCTGTTGCCAGGGCAGCATGCCTTTTACGCTGCGCTCCAGCTCCTGCGCGCTGCGCACGCCGCGGCTGGCATAAAGCCTGCGCAGCAGCGGCGGTAAACTCTCCGGCAAGGTAATGGCTTCGTCTGACGAACGCCTGCGAAGTTGCGTCTGTTTGCTCACTCGTTACTGCCCGCTCGCCGAAAGCTGTTTCTGATGCTCATCCAGGAACGCTTTCATTTCTTTTGGTCCCTGATAGCCCGGCACCATCGCGCCGTTGCTCAGGACAATCGCAGGCGTCCCCTGTACCCCAAACTGCACGCCGAGCTCGTAATGTTTCGCGGTGTCGATATTACAGCTGGCCGCTGCCACTTTGCCGCCGCCCATCGCGTTATCGAAGGCTTTGTTGCGGTCTTTCGCGCACCAGATAGCCTGCATATCTTTTGCCGGCTCACTGCGCGGCCCCTGACGCGGGAAGGCCAGGTAACGTACCGTAATACCGAGCGCGTTGTAGTCTTTCATCTCTTCATGCAGCTTGTGGCAATAGCCGCAGGTGATATCGGTGAAGACGGTGATGACATGCTTCTCCTGCGGCGCTTTGTAGACGATCATCTCTTTGTCGAGCGCGTTGAGTTTGGTCATCAGCATCTGGTTGGTCACATTGACCGGCTGCCCGCCGCTGACGTCATACAGCGGGCCCTGAATGATATGTTTACCGTCTTCGGTCACGTAGATAACGCCGCTTTCGGTCAGCACCGTTTTCATGCCCGCCAGCGGAGCAGGCTGAATTTCAGCGTTCGCCACGCCCAGTTTGGTCAGCGACTGCTTGATGGCCGCGTCATCCGCCTGGGCAAAGCCTGAGAAAGCCGCCAGCGTAACGGAGAGCAGCGCAATAGTTTTTTTCATAACGTGTCCTTAAATTCGGCACTCACGCTCTGGGGTGGTGCTGTTGATGAAGTTGCCGTAATCGTTCCGTCGCCACATGCGTGTAGATTTGCGTGGTGGAGAGATCGCTGTGTCCCAGCAGCATCTGCACCACGCGCAAATCGGCGCCATGATTTAACAGATGCGTGGCGAACGCATGGCGTAAAACGTGCGGCGAAAGCTTTTCACTGTCGATGCCCGCCAGTTGAGCATAATGTTTGATGCGATGCCAGAAGGTCTGTCGTGTCATCTGCTGAGCGCGGTTGCTCGGAAAGAGAACATCCAGCGACTGGCCGTTAAGTAGCCACGGGCGGCCATGCGTAAGGTAGTGCTCCAGCCAGTAGACGGCCTCTTCGCCAAGCGGCACCAGCCGCTCTTTGTTGCCTTTACCGATAACGCGCACGACGCCCTGACGCAGGCTGACATCGCTCATGGTTAATCCGACCAGCTCAGAAACGCGCAGCCCCGTGGCGTATAGCACTTCCAGCATGGCTTTATCGCGCAGTTCAATCGGTTGATCGACCGTCGGCGCCTGCAGGAGACGCTCAACCTGCGCCTCGCTTAAATCCTTAGGCAGACGTTGCGGCAGCTTTGGCGACGCCAGCAGCGCGCTGGGGTCGTCATCGCGAATTTTTTCACGGTACAGATGCTGAAACAACCGGCGCACGGCGCTCAGCATGCGGGCAGTACTGGTGGCTTTGTAGCCGCCTTCAACGCGCTCCGCCAGCAGCGCCTGGAGATCGCCGCTCTGCGTGGTCGAGAGGCTAAGCCCACGATGGTGCAACCACTCCACCACCATTTTAAGATCCCGCCGGTATGCGTTCAGGCTGTTCTCGGCCAGGTTGCGCTCCAGCCAGAGCGCATCGAGAAATTGTTCGATACGCGCTAAATCCTGTTCCATTGCCACCTCACATACGCTCCTCATCGCTGCATTATGCCTGACTGGAGACGGGATCTGATACACTGGCGGTTCTGCAGAATAGGAAATGAGACGTTATCGCTATGAACATTGGTCTTTTTTATGGTTCCAGCACCTGTTACACCGAAATGGCGGCAGAAAAAATCCGCGATATTATTGGTCCTGAACTGGTCACGCTGCATAACCTTAAAGACGACTCGCCGACGCTCATGGAGCAGTATGATGTGCTGATCCTCGGCATTCCGACCTGGGATTTCGGCGAACTCCAGGAAGACTGGGAAGCCATCTGGGATCAACTGGACGCGTTAAACCTCGACGGAAAAATTGTGGCGCTTTACGGCATGGGCGACCAGCTGGGCTACGGCGAATGGTTCCTTGACGCACTCGGCATGCTGCACGACAAGCTTAGCCCTAAAGGCGTGAAATTTGTCGGCTACTGGCCCACGGAAGGCTATGAATTTACAAGCCCAAAACCTGTCATTGCGGATGGCCAGCTGTTTGTCGGCCTGGCGCTGGATGAAACCAACCAGTACGATCTGAGCGATAGCCGCATTGAAAGCTGGTGCGAGCAGATCCTCGGCGAAATGGCGACGCACTTCTCCTGAGCATTGCCTGCTGCTTCAGCGGCCCCGCACCGGCTGCTGTAGTAAAAGCCGACGCAAATCGCGCCATTCCTTCGCCGTCATACTGTCCGATGCCAGCCACACATGGTGGCTGCGCGTCGTTTTTGGATGCCGAAGACGCAGCATCATGCCGCTGCGCAGCATCCAGGGCGTCGCGCAGATCTCCCAGTCAACGCCCTGCCAGCGTAGCTGATAGTCCGCCGTCAGGCTGACCTCTCCGTGAAACGCATTGATACGCCGCTGGCTGCGAACGCAGTCAAACACCACCAGAGACAGCAGCAGCATCCAGACGGGCAGATACCGCAGCGGCCACGGAAGCAGCAAAATAATCACGGCTACCGCGCCATGCAGCAGCAACGACACCCACTGCGAGCGCCATGAGACGCGAAGATCAGAGTGCCACAGGACCACGTTCCTGATTCCGTTGTTGGATCAATTGCACCATCCGCGCCAGTTCCGCATCGGCCGGTTTGCCGTGGTTCATCAGCCAGTTGAATAAATCAGGATCGTCACACTCCAGCAGGCGCACAAAGACGCGTTTGTCTTCTTCGCTCAGGGAGTCATAGTCGTGCTCAAAGAAAGGCATGATGGAAATGTCCAGCTCACGCATACCTCTGCGACATGCCCAGTGAATACGGGCTTTATTATTAATATCCATGTCTCTTACCTGCTAAACCACTGTTGAATGACGGCGGATAGTGTAACGCGTTTTCCACACATCATTGAGTCCAATATGAGTAATTGCGAGGCGTTATCCTGAATATAACTTTTGGGGTGCAACCGACATTTTTTCCTGCGAGTTGTCTCGAAGAACGCGTTAACGGCACAAAAGGGGATGCTAAAAGGCTTGCAAACTCCGGCGGCTCTTTAACAATATGAAGCTATCTCTCCACTCGCGTGGACCATTATTGCGATAGCACATTGGGACTTTATTTATGGCATTTACTCCATTTCCTCCCCGTCAGCCAGCCGCCAGCGCGCGCCTGCCGCTGACGCTTATTTCGCTTGAAGACTGGGCGCTGGCGACCATAACCGGCCCGGACAGTGAAAAGTATCTTCAGGGCCAGGTCACGGCGGACGTCACCCAGCTTGGCGAGAACCAGCATCTGCTGGTGGCGCACTGCGACGCGAAGGGCAAAATGTGGAGCAACCTGCGTCTGTTCCGCAACAGTGACGGTTTCGCCTGGATTGAACGGCGCAGCGTGCGCGACGCGCAACTGGCTGAAATGAAAAAGTATGCGGTTTTCTCGAAAGTCACTCTCGCGCCTGCCGACGATGCGGTGCTGCTGGGCGTGGCCGGTTTCCAGGCGCGCGCGGCGCTGGCGAACCATTTCGCCTCGCTGCCGGATGAGCAAAACCAGCGCGTGACAGACGGCACCACCACGCTCCTGTGGCTCGGCCTGCCTGCGGAGCGTTTTTTGATAGTCACCAATGAGGAAACTGCGGCTCAGCTTGCGGAAAAACTCCGTGGCGAAGCGCAGCTGAACGCGAGCGCGCAGTGGCTTGCGCTGGACATTGAAGCCGGTTTGCCCGTTATCGACGCGCCGAACAGCAACCAGTTTATTCCGCAGGCCACCAACATGCAGGCGCTGGGCGGCATCAGCTTTAAAAAAGGCTGTTACGCAGGCCAGGAGATGGTGGCGCGAGCGAAATTCCGCGGCGCGAATAAACGCGCGCTCTGGTCTCTGGCCGGGGCAGGCAGCCGCGTGCCAGAGGCGGGTGAAGATATCGAAATGCAGATGGGCGAGAACTGGCGTCGCACCGGCACGGTGCTGGCGGCAGTGCAACTGGATGACGGTCGTCTGCTGGCGCAGGTGGTGATGAATAACGATCTGGAAGCCGACACCGTGTTCCGCGTTCGTGAAGAGAGCGGCGCGCACACGCTGCACATCGAGCCGCTGCCCTATTCGCTCGAAGAGGCGTAACGGCTTTCGCGTCATCAAACGCCGTGTATTGTATGGACTATTCCCGCCAGGCCGGTAACCACCTGTCTGGCGGGAATTCCGTATGTCTTACGCGAGCCTACCCACCGATGCGCTTACGGTAACGCTGCCGTTAGCGGATATAGAGGTAGATAGCCAGGAAGTGACAGACGCTCCCGCCCAGAACAAAACCGTGCCAGATGGCATGGTTGTACGGAATGCGTTTGCAGACGTAAAAAATCACGCCCAGCGAATAGATGATTCCCCCTGCCGCGAGCAGCGTCACGCTGCCAGGCGCGAGCTTCATCACCATCTGATAGATAACCACCAGCGACAGCCAGCCCATCATCAGGTAAGTGACCAGCGACAACACCTTAAACCGGTGTGCGATGGTGAGCTTAAAGAGGATGCCGAGTAGCGCCAGCCCCCAGATAACTATCATCAAGCCATGCGCCAGCGGCGACTTAAGCCCGACCAGCAAAAACGGCGTATACGTGCCTGCAATTAAGAGATAAATGGCGCAGTGGTCGAACTTTTTAAGCCAGATTTTGGCCCGCGCGTGCGGTATGGCGTGATAAAGCGTCGAGGCGAGAAACAGCAGGATCATGCTGCCGCCATAAAGGCTGTAACTGGTGATGGCGGTGACGTCAGCATTGCTGTCCACGGCCTGGACCAGTAATAACACCAGCCCGACAATTCCGAACACCAGTCCGATTCCGTGACTGATGCTGTTGGCTATTTCCTCAGCCAGTGAATATCCCTGCGCAAGTAATGGTTTACGAACCATGTGGCAACTCCGGTAAAACTGAATAAAAAAAACGCAGCCCACATAGCCTAACTGAGAATGATTTCAGTGAACACCTGTTCGCTAAAATAAATCTGTGACAGCCCGTAACAGCCTGGCGCAGCGGCAGACCGCACCGGTTTTGCCCTTCTGCGCACGCACGTTTTTTATTCGGCAACCTTTTTAAAAGCAATCACATACAACTCACCGAGACCCGGGTAAATGTCCCCAATGACCTTTTTCAGCGCGTCCAGCGTCATGTTTTCCTGACGAGCGTGTTCTTCATTCAGTTGCGCCAGCGTTACCGGCGTCACGCTTAGCACTTCCAGCGTGCAGAAATAGCCGTCATCCTCGTAGCGCCCGGTGCGCAGCCGCTGGCCCGGCATGAAGTGTGATTCACTGGCGTCACGGATGGTGATGGTTTTGGTGCCGTTAAGAATGTCCTGCTGAAAGCGGGAGTAAAAAGTGATGTCGTTTTTCATGGCGCGTCTTTAGTTAACGTAAAGGCCCATCATAAGCCGGGCGGCAGGCAGACGCCATTGCGGGGTATAAAGAGTGGCGCGCGCCGCCGCGATTTATGGCAGCATGAACGAACCGACGCCGCTTAAAAACCGCGCCGGAGCCCGAAAGCATTAACCAAAGGATGTTCCGCCGTGACGATGTTT
This window contains:
- the dsbC gene encoding bifunctional protein-disulfide isomerase/oxidoreductase DsbC; this encodes MKKTIALLSVTLAAFSGFAQADDAAIKQSLTKLGVANAEIQPAPLAGMKTVLTESGVIYVTEDGKHIIQGPLYDVSGGQPVNVTNQMLMTKLNALDKEMIVYKAPQEKHVITVFTDITCGYCHKLHEEMKDYNALGITVRYLAFPRQGPRSEPAKDMQAIWCAKDRNKAFDNAMGGGKVAAASCNIDTAKHYELGVQFGVQGTPAIVLSNGAMVPGYQGPKEMKAFLDEHQKQLSASGQ
- the xerD gene encoding site-specific tyrosine recombinase XerD, whose amino-acid sequence is MEQDLARIEQFLDALWLERNLAENSLNAYRRDLKMVVEWLHHRGLSLSTTQSGDLQALLAERVEGGYKATSTARMLSAVRRLFQHLYREKIRDDDPSALLASPKLPQRLPKDLSEAQVERLLQAPTVDQPIELRDKAMLEVLYATGLRVSELVGLTMSDVSLRQGVVRVIGKGNKERLVPLGEEAVYWLEHYLTHGRPWLLNGQSLDVLFPSNRAQQMTRQTFWHRIKHYAQLAGIDSEKLSPHVLRHAFATHLLNHGADLRVVQMLLGHSDLSTTQIYTHVATERLRQLHQQHHPRA
- the fldB gene encoding flavodoxin FldB; this translates as MNIGLFYGSSTCYTEMAAEKIRDIIGPELVTLHNLKDDSPTLMEQYDVLILGIPTWDFGELQEDWEAIWDQLDALNLDGKIVALYGMGDQLGYGEWFLDALGMLHDKLSPKGVKFVGYWPTEGYEFTSPKPVIADGQLFVGLALDETNQYDLSDSRIESWCEQILGEMATHFS
- a CDS encoding protein YgfX, which encodes MVLWHSDLRVSWRSQWVSLLLHGAVAVIILLLPWPLRYLPVWMLLLSLVVFDCVRSQRRINAFHGEVSLTADYQLRWQGVDWEICATPWMLRSGMMLRLRHPKTTRSHHVWLASDSMTAKEWRDLRRLLLQQPVRGR
- the sdhE gene encoding FAD assembly factor SdhE, which produces MDINNKARIHWACRRGMRELDISIMPFFEHDYDSLSEEDKRVFVRLLECDDPDLFNWLMNHGKPADAELARMVQLIQQRNQERGPVAL
- the ygfZ gene encoding tRNA-modifying protein YgfZ encodes the protein MAFTPFPPRQPAASARLPLTLISLEDWALATITGPDSEKYLQGQVTADVTQLGENQHLLVAHCDAKGKMWSNLRLFRNSDGFAWIERRSVRDAQLAEMKKYAVFSKVTLAPADDAVLLGVAGFQARAALANHFASLPDEQNQRVTDGTTTLLWLGLPAERFLIVTNEETAAQLAEKLRGEAQLNASAQWLALDIEAGLPVIDAPNSNQFIPQATNMQALGGISFKKGCYAGQEMVARAKFRGANKRALWSLAGAGSRVPEAGEDIEMQMGENWRRTGTVLAAVQLDDGRLLAQVVMNNDLEADTVFRVREESGAHTLHIEPLPYSLEEA
- the trhA gene encoding PAQR family membrane homeostasis protein TrhA translates to MVRKPLLAQGYSLAEEIANSISHGIGLVFGIVGLVLLLVQAVDSNADVTAITSYSLYGGSMILLFLASTLYHAIPHARAKIWLKKFDHCAIYLLIAGTYTPFLLVGLKSPLAHGLMIVIWGLALLGILFKLTIAHRFKVLSLVTYLMMGWLSLVVIYQMVMKLAPGSVTLLAAGGIIYSLGVIFYVCKRIPYNHAIWHGFVLGGSVCHFLAIYLYIR
- the yqfB gene encoding N(4)-acetylcytidine aminohydrolase, which produces MKNDITFYSRFQQDILNGTKTITIRDASESHFMPGQRLRTGRYEDDGYFCTLEVLSVTPVTLAQLNEEHARQENMTLDALKKVIGDIYPGLGELYVIAFKKVAE